A portion of the Myxococcales bacterium genome contains these proteins:
- a CDS encoding CBS domain-containing protein — MARDLMTRQLFTIGPEDSLESLEEHMATLHFRHLPVVDDDTRRSALSPMPICCMPRPATSRTWPKRSTRSSCLPAKRIMRQDFASGAPGPTTGGGCGGDGKRGPCACSSPRKVASSLGSSPGRLVRLAHHLLQQKQIGGSK, encoded by the coding sequence ATGGCGCGGGACCTCATGACGCGGCAGCTCTTCACCATCGGCCCGGAAGACAGCCTCGAATCCCTCGAGGAGCACATGGCCACGCTCCACTTCCGTCACCTGCCGGTCGTCGACGACGACACAAGGCGGTCGGCCCTATCACCCATGCCGATCTGTTGCATGCCTCGTCCAGCTACCTCACGAACCTGGCCAAAGAGGTCGACGAGATCGTCCTGCTTGCCCGCCAAACGCATCATGCGACAAGACTTCGCGTCCGGTGCGCCCGGACCGACGACTGGTGGAGGTTGCGGCGGTGATGGAAAGCGCGGGCCGTGTGCGTGCTCGTCACCGAGGAAGGTGGCAAGCTCGTTGGGATCATCACCAGGGCGACTTGTTCGGCTCGCGCACCATCTGCTGCAGCAAAAGCAAATCGGCGGCAGCAAATAA
- a CDS encoding sigma 54-interacting transcriptional regulator: MSSAEPSAFAADTSREVWARWREAQQDVSAARSTYRAGAGAKRRPFLPPALPPEWLLARTQIKQVAETDIPVLIQGRVAPGKGWSLTPSTSIAKRREAPSSPINWAAIPGNCWRSMLFGHVKCAFTGATFTKLGSWRRPTARKAVSGREVGLARRRCKRSCCGCSKPGDPAPVGSNKGAPKPSTCA; the protein is encoded by the coding sequence GTGTCGAGCGCTGAACCGAGCGCCTTCGCCGCAGATACCTCGAGAGAAGTCTGGGCGAGGTGGCGCGAAGCGCAGCAGGACGTTTCTGCGGCGCGCTCCACATACCGGGCCGGCGCAGGCGCCAAACGACGTCCTTTCCTGCCTCCGGCGCTCCCGCCCGAGTGGCTCCTGGCTCGAACCCAGATCAAACAGGTCGCCGAGACGGACATCCCGGTGTTGATCCAGGGGCGAGTGGCACCCGGCAAGGGCTGGTCGCTCACTCCATCCACTTCAATAGCAAAGCGTCGCGAGGCCCCTTCGTCTCCAATCAACTGGGCGGCAATCCCCGGCAACTGCTGGAGGAGCATGTTGTTCGGGCACGTGAAGTGCGCATTCACCGGTGCGACCTTCACCAAGCTCGGGAGCTGGAGAAGGCCAACGGCGCGGAAGGCTGTTTCTGGACGAGAGGTCGGCCTCGCGCGCCGTCGCTGCAAGCGAAGTTGCTGCGGGTGCTCGAAGCCGGGAGATCCTGCCCCCGTCGGCAGCAACAAGGGGGCGCCAAAGCCATCGACGTGCGCCTGA